A region from the Medicago truncatula cultivar Jemalong A17 chromosome 6, MtrunA17r5.0-ANR, whole genome shotgun sequence genome encodes:
- the LOC25496031 gene encoding ABC transporter C family member 10 isoform X2, translating to MEDYWSIICSENGGNLFGYDFKLLTDPSSCINHFLLIFFDFLMVIMLTIIMFQNSSSRPFWSLVRYSNLQLVSSITNGSLGFLHLCLGIRDLEQKIRKNHNAFPINWWLLELFHGSTWLFVSLTISLRIKQLPRAWLLLFSIVMFIVACILCVLSMLYAIGSRELSLKAALDVISFPGATLLLLCTYKACKREDGDADRETTERLYTPLNSQFNDISQCHVTPFAKAGFFSKISFWWLNPLMKRGQQKTLQDDDIPKLKESERAENCYFAYEASRHSSVLWTIILCHRRDILITGFFALLKVLAISCGPLLLNAFILVSEGNESFKYEGYALVILLFFIKIIESLSQRQWYFQCRLVGMKVRSLLTANIYKKILRLSNSARLIHSSGEIMNYITVDAYRIGEFPFWFHQTWTTILQLCIALVILYRAIGLATIASMVVIVLTVLCNTPIAKLQNKFQSELMVAQDERLKASSEALVNMKVLKLYAWENHFKNAIEKLRNAELKLISSVQLSRAYLLFLFWSSPVLVSAASFLACYFLKIPLHASNVFTFVATLGLVQVPITGIPDVITVIIQAKVAFARICNFLEAPELKSESFNNIICNDNLRGSVLIKSADFSWEGNASKPTLRNINLDVRRGQKVAICGEVGSGKSTIDIYGKFAYVSQTAWIQTGTIRENILFGSELDDQRYQETLQRSSLVKDLELLPYGDLTEIGERGVNLSGGQKQRIQLARALYENADIYLLDDPFSAVDAHTAKSLFNEYIMEGLKGKTVLLVTHQVDFLPAFDFVLLMSEGVILQEGPYQQLLTTSQEFQDLVNAHKVTDGSNQLANATFSQASIKITQALVENKGKEANGNQLIKQEEREKGDKGLKPYLQYLNQMKGYIFFFVASLGHLIFLVCQILQNSWMAANVDNPRVSTLQLILVYFLLGASSAFFMLTRSLFVVALGLQSSKFLFLQLMNSLFRAPMSFYDATPLGRILSRVSSDLSIMDLDIPFSLTFAVGTTMNFYSSLAVLGVATWQVLIVAIPMVYVTVRLQRYYFTAAKEVMRISGTTKSFLANHVAETVAGAVTIRAFEEEDRFFQKNLDLIDINASAFFHNFASNEWLIQRLETIGAGVLASAALCMVILPSGTFTSGFIGMALSYGLALNSYLVNSIQCQCTLANQIISVERLDQYMHIQSEAKEIVEGNRPPLNWPIAGKVEINDLKIRYRPDGPLVLHGITCTFEAGHKIGIVGRTGSGKSTLISALFRLVEPTGGNIMVDGIDISSIGLHDLRSHFGIIPQDPTLFNGTVRYNLDPLSQHSDQEIWEVLGKCQLREVVQERDEGLNSSVVEDGSNWSMGQRQLFCLGRALLRRSRILVLDEATASIDNSTDLILQKTIRTEFADSTVITVAHRIPTVMDCTMVLSISDGKLAEYDEPTNLMKREESLFRKLVKEYWSHFQSPESH from the exons ATGGAGGATTATTGGAGCATTATTTGTTCCGAGAATGGAGGAAATCTTTTCGGTTATGATTTCAAGTTATTGACCGATCCCTCCTCGTGCATTAATCATTTTTTGCtcattttctttgatttcttaATGGTGATAATGTTAACAATCATCATGTTCCAAAATTCTTCCTCGAGACCCTTTTGGAGTCTAGTAAGATATTCAAACTTGCAGCTAGTTTCTTCCATAACCAACGGCTCTCTTGGTTTCTTGCATTTATGCTTAGGAATTAGGGACTTAGAACAAAAGATAAGGAAAAACCACAATGCCTTTCCTATTAATTGGTGGTTACTCGAACTCTTTCACGGTTCAACATGGTTGTTTGTAAGTTTAACTATAAGTCTTCGGATAAAACAACTTCCACGAGCATGGTTGTTACTGTTTTCTATTGTAATGTTCATTGTTGCTTgtatattatgtgttttatcaatgTTGTATGCAATTGGAAGCAGAGAATTGTCTCTCAAAGCCGCTTTAGATGTTATATCTTTTCCAggagcaactttgcttctgttaTGCACTTACAAAGCATGTAAACGTGAAGACGGCGATGCTGACAGAGAAACTACTGAAAGGCTTTATACTCCCTTAAATAGCCAGTTCAATGATATTTCTCAATGTCATGTCACCCCATTTGCCAAAGCTGGATTCTTTAGTAAGATATCTTTTTGGTGGTTGAATCCGTTGATGAAAAGGGGTCAACAAAAAACACTTCAAGATGACGATATCCCAAAGTTAAAAGAGTCTGAACGAGCAGAAAATTGTTATTTTGCCTATGAAGCATCAAGACACTCATCGGTATTATGGACAATAATTTTGTGCCATAGGAGAGATATTCTGATAACGGGATTCTTCGCTTTGCTCAAGGTACTTGCAATATCTTGTGGCCCTCTACTTCTGAATGCGTTTATATTAGTTTCTGAAGGTAATGAAAGTTTCAAATATGAAGGCTATGCATTGGTTATATTACTTTTCTTCATAAAGATCATAGAGTCCTTATCACAAAGACAATGGTATTTCCAATGTAGACTTGTTGGGATGAAAGTGAGATCACTACTTACCGCAAACATTTATAAAAAGATACTAAGGCTATCCAATTCTGCTAGATTGATTCACTCTAGTGGTGAGATAATGAATTACATAACTGTGGATGCTTATAGAATTGGAGAATTTCCATTCTGGTTTCACCAGACATGGACGACAATCCTTCAATTGTGTATTGCATTAGTAATTCTTTACCGAGCAATTGGACTAGCAACAATAGCTTCAATGGTGGTGATAGTTCTGACTGTGCTTTGCAACACTCCAATAGCAAAGTTACAAAACAAGTTTCAGAGCGAACTTATGGTGGCACAAGACGAGAGATTGAAGGCTAGTTCCGAGGCTCTTGTGAATATGAAAGTGCTCAAGTTATATGCATGGGAAAACCATTTTAAAAATGCTATAGAAAAGTTGAGAAATGCAGAACTCAAATTGATATCATCGGTTCAATTAAGTAGGGCATaccttctcttcctcttttggAGCTCACCGGTGTTGGTGTCTGCTGCTTCTTTTCTAGCATGTTACTTCCTTAAAATTCCTTTGCATGCAAGTAATGTTTTCACTTTTGTGGCAACATTAGGCCTTGTTCAAGTGCCAATTACAGGTATACCGGATGTTATTACGGTGATCATTCAAGCAAAAGTTGCATTTGCTCGGATATGTAATTTCCTTGAGGCACCAGAACTAAAGAGTGAAAGTTTCAATAACATCATCTGTAATGACAACCTCAGGGGCtcagttttaataaaatcaGCCGACTTTTCATGGGAAGGTAATGCATCAAAGCCAACACTAAGAAACATAAACTTGGATGTTAGACGTGGGCAAAAGGTGGCTATTTGTGGAGAAGTTGGCTCAGGAAAATCAACG ATTGATATTTACGGGAAGTTCGCATATGTTTCTCAAACAGCATGGATACAAACAGGTACAATACgggaaaatattttgtttggatCGGAGTTGGATGATCAAAGATATCAAGAAACACTTCAAAGGTCATCATTGGTAAAGGACCTTGAGTTACTTCCCTATGGCGATCTCACAGAAATAGGCGAGAGAGGAGTTAATTTAAGCGGAGGTCAGAAGCAGCGAATTCAACTAGCTCGTGCTCTTTATGAGAACGCTGATATATATCTCTTGGATGATCCGTTTAGTGCTGTTGATGCACATACGGCAAAAAGTTTGTTCAAT GAATACATCATGGAAGGACTCAAAGGGAAAACCGTCTTACTCGTGACTCATCAAGTCGACTTTCTGCCagcatttgattttgttttg TTAATGTCAGAAGGGGTAATCCTACAAGAAGGTCCATATCAGCAGCTTTTGACGACAAGCCAAGAATTCCAAGACCTTGTCAATGCTCACAAGGTTACCGATGGTTCAAACCAGCTTGCAAATGCTACTTTTTCTCAAGCTTCTATAAAGATTACACAAGCTTTAGTAGAAAATAAGGGTAAAGAAGCAAATGGAAATCAATTAATCAAgcaagaagaaagagagaaaggagaCAAAGGGTTGAAGCCGTACTTACAATATCTGAATCAGATGAAAGGCTATATATTCTTCTTCGTGGCTTCCCTTGGTCACCTTATTTTTCTGGTTTGTCAGATATTGCAAAACTCATGGATGGCTGCTAATGTAGACAATCCTCGTGTCAGCACGTTGCAGTTGATTTTAGTTTACTTCCTACTTGGAGCTTCTTCGGCATTTTTCATGTTGACTAGAAGTCTATTTGTAGTTGCTTTGGGTCTTCAATCCTCAAAATTCTTATTTCTACAGTTGATGAACTCCCTCTTTCGTGCACCGATGTCTTTTTATGACGCTACACCATTGGGAAGGATACTAAGTAGG GTTTCATCTGATCTGAGCATTATGGATCTTGACATCCCATTTAGCCTCACTTTTGCGGTTGGAACCACTATGAATTTTTATTCTAGTCTTGCAGTTTTAGGAGTTGCAACTTGGCAAGTATTGATTGTTGCGATACCAATGGTTTACGTTACAGTTCGCTTGCAG AGATACTACTTCACCGCAGCAAAAGAAGTGATGCGGATAAGTGGCACAACGAAATCCTTTCTAGCTAATCATGTAGCTGAAACTGTTGCCGGAGCAGTGACAATAAGGGCTTTTGAGGAGGAAGATCGTTTCTTTCAGAAGAATCTTGATCTAATTGACATTAATGCTAGTgcattttttcataattttgccTCAAACGAGTGGTTGATCCAACGGTTAGAAACAATTGGTGCAGGTGTTCTTGCCTCTGCAGCACTTTGCATGGTTATACTTCCATCAGGGACTTTCACCTCTG GATTTATTGGCATGGCTCTATCTTATGGCCTTGCACTAAATTCTTACTTAgtaaattcaattcaatgtcaGTGCACTCTTGCAAATCAGATAATATCAGTTGAGAGGCTAGatcaatatatgcatatacaaAGTGAGGCCAAAGAAATCGTAGAAGGAAATCGCCCTCCTTTGAACTGGCCAATTGCAGGCAAAGTAGAAATAAATGACTTGAAG ATACGATACAGGCCTGACGGACCACTTGTACTTCATGGTATCACATGCACATTTGAAGCAGGTCACAAGATTGGTATTGTCGGAAGAACAGGCAGCGGGAAATCCACTCTTATTAGTGCTTTATTTCGTCTTGTGGAACCAACAGGAGGAAACATTATGGTTGATGGCATAGACATCTCATCTATTGGCCTTCATGATTTGAGGTCGCATTTTGGGATTATACCTCAAGATCCTACGCTTTTTAACGGGACAGTCAGATATAACTTGGACCCTTTATCTCAACACAGTGATCAAGAGATATGGGAG GTTCTTGGAAAGTGTCAATTGCGAGAAGTTGTCCAAGAGAGAGACGAGGGCTTAAACTCCTCAG TTGTTGAAGATGGATCAAACTGGAGCATGGGACAAAGGCAGTTATTCTGTTTGGGGCGTGCGCTTTTAAGGAGAAGTCGAATATTGGTACTCGATGAAGCAACTGCATCGATTGATAACTCAACTGATCTGATTCTGCAGAAAACCATTAGAACTGAGTTTGCAGATTCTACGGTGATCACAGTAGCTCACAGGATACCGACTGTGATGGATTGCACTATGGTTCTTTCAATCAGTGatg GAAAACTGGCGGAGTATGACGAGCCAACAAACTTGATGAAGAGAGAAGAATCGTTGTTCAGGAAACTTGTCAAGGAATACTGGTCTCATTTTCAGTCT
- the LOC25496031 gene encoding ABC transporter C family member 10 isoform X1 codes for MEDYWSIICSENGGNLFGYDFKLLTDPSSCINHFLLIFFDFLMVIMLTIIMFQNSSSRPFWSLVRYSNLQLVSSITNGSLGFLHLCLGIRDLEQKIRKNHNAFPINWWLLELFHGSTWLFVSLTISLRIKQLPRAWLLLFSIVMFIVACILCVLSMLYAIGSRELSLKAALDVISFPGATLLLLCTYKACKREDGDADRETTERLYTPLNSQFNDISQCHVTPFAKAGFFSKISFWWLNPLMKRGQQKTLQDDDIPKLKESERAENCYFAYEASRHSSVLWTIILCHRRDILITGFFALLKVLAISCGPLLLNAFILVSEGNESFKYEGYALVILLFFIKIIESLSQRQWYFQCRLVGMKVRSLLTANIYKKILRLSNSARLIHSSGEIMNYITVDAYRIGEFPFWFHQTWTTILQLCIALVILYRAIGLATIASMVVIVLTVLCNTPIAKLQNKFQSELMVAQDERLKASSEALVNMKVLKLYAWENHFKNAIEKLRNAELKLISSVQLSRAYLLFLFWSSPVLVSAASFLACYFLKIPLHASNVFTFVATLGLVQVPITGIPDVITVIIQAKVAFARICNFLEAPELKSESFNNIICNDNLRGSVLIKSADFSWEGNASKPTLRNINLDVRRGQKVAICGEVGSGKSTVLATILGEVPNTKGTIDIYGKFAYVSQTAWIQTGTIRENILFGSELDDQRYQETLQRSSLVKDLELLPYGDLTEIGERGVNLSGGQKQRIQLARALYENADIYLLDDPFSAVDAHTAKSLFNEYIMEGLKGKTVLLVTHQVDFLPAFDFVLLMSEGVILQEGPYQQLLTTSQEFQDLVNAHKVTDGSNQLANATFSQASIKITQALVENKGKEANGNQLIKQEEREKGDKGLKPYLQYLNQMKGYIFFFVASLGHLIFLVCQILQNSWMAANVDNPRVSTLQLILVYFLLGASSAFFMLTRSLFVVALGLQSSKFLFLQLMNSLFRAPMSFYDATPLGRILSRVSSDLSIMDLDIPFSLTFAVGTTMNFYSSLAVLGVATWQVLIVAIPMVYVTVRLQRYYFTAAKEVMRISGTTKSFLANHVAETVAGAVTIRAFEEEDRFFQKNLDLIDINASAFFHNFASNEWLIQRLETIGAGVLASAALCMVILPSGTFTSGFIGMALSYGLALNSYLVNSIQCQCTLANQIISVERLDQYMHIQSEAKEIVEGNRPPLNWPIAGKVEINDLKIRYRPDGPLVLHGITCTFEAGHKIGIVGRTGSGKSTLISALFRLVEPTGGNIMVDGIDISSIGLHDLRSHFGIIPQDPTLFNGTVRYNLDPLSQHSDQEIWEVLGKCQLREVVQERDEGLNSSVVEDGSNWSMGQRQLFCLGRALLRRSRILVLDEATASIDNSTDLILQKTIRTEFADSTVITVAHRIPTVMDCTMVLSISDGKLAEYDEPTNLMKREESLFRKLVKEYWSHFQSPESH; via the exons ATGGAGGATTATTGGAGCATTATTTGTTCCGAGAATGGAGGAAATCTTTTCGGTTATGATTTCAAGTTATTGACCGATCCCTCCTCGTGCATTAATCATTTTTTGCtcattttctttgatttcttaATGGTGATAATGTTAACAATCATCATGTTCCAAAATTCTTCCTCGAGACCCTTTTGGAGTCTAGTAAGATATTCAAACTTGCAGCTAGTTTCTTCCATAACCAACGGCTCTCTTGGTTTCTTGCATTTATGCTTAGGAATTAGGGACTTAGAACAAAAGATAAGGAAAAACCACAATGCCTTTCCTATTAATTGGTGGTTACTCGAACTCTTTCACGGTTCAACATGGTTGTTTGTAAGTTTAACTATAAGTCTTCGGATAAAACAACTTCCACGAGCATGGTTGTTACTGTTTTCTATTGTAATGTTCATTGTTGCTTgtatattatgtgttttatcaatgTTGTATGCAATTGGAAGCAGAGAATTGTCTCTCAAAGCCGCTTTAGATGTTATATCTTTTCCAggagcaactttgcttctgttaTGCACTTACAAAGCATGTAAACGTGAAGACGGCGATGCTGACAGAGAAACTACTGAAAGGCTTTATACTCCCTTAAATAGCCAGTTCAATGATATTTCTCAATGTCATGTCACCCCATTTGCCAAAGCTGGATTCTTTAGTAAGATATCTTTTTGGTGGTTGAATCCGTTGATGAAAAGGGGTCAACAAAAAACACTTCAAGATGACGATATCCCAAAGTTAAAAGAGTCTGAACGAGCAGAAAATTGTTATTTTGCCTATGAAGCATCAAGACACTCATCGGTATTATGGACAATAATTTTGTGCCATAGGAGAGATATTCTGATAACGGGATTCTTCGCTTTGCTCAAGGTACTTGCAATATCTTGTGGCCCTCTACTTCTGAATGCGTTTATATTAGTTTCTGAAGGTAATGAAAGTTTCAAATATGAAGGCTATGCATTGGTTATATTACTTTTCTTCATAAAGATCATAGAGTCCTTATCACAAAGACAATGGTATTTCCAATGTAGACTTGTTGGGATGAAAGTGAGATCACTACTTACCGCAAACATTTATAAAAAGATACTAAGGCTATCCAATTCTGCTAGATTGATTCACTCTAGTGGTGAGATAATGAATTACATAACTGTGGATGCTTATAGAATTGGAGAATTTCCATTCTGGTTTCACCAGACATGGACGACAATCCTTCAATTGTGTATTGCATTAGTAATTCTTTACCGAGCAATTGGACTAGCAACAATAGCTTCAATGGTGGTGATAGTTCTGACTGTGCTTTGCAACACTCCAATAGCAAAGTTACAAAACAAGTTTCAGAGCGAACTTATGGTGGCACAAGACGAGAGATTGAAGGCTAGTTCCGAGGCTCTTGTGAATATGAAAGTGCTCAAGTTATATGCATGGGAAAACCATTTTAAAAATGCTATAGAAAAGTTGAGAAATGCAGAACTCAAATTGATATCATCGGTTCAATTAAGTAGGGCATaccttctcttcctcttttggAGCTCACCGGTGTTGGTGTCTGCTGCTTCTTTTCTAGCATGTTACTTCCTTAAAATTCCTTTGCATGCAAGTAATGTTTTCACTTTTGTGGCAACATTAGGCCTTGTTCAAGTGCCAATTACAGGTATACCGGATGTTATTACGGTGATCATTCAAGCAAAAGTTGCATTTGCTCGGATATGTAATTTCCTTGAGGCACCAGAACTAAAGAGTGAAAGTTTCAATAACATCATCTGTAATGACAACCTCAGGGGCtcagttttaataaaatcaGCCGACTTTTCATGGGAAGGTAATGCATCAAAGCCAACACTAAGAAACATAAACTTGGATGTTAGACGTGGGCAAAAGGTGGCTATTTGTGGAGAAGTTGGCTCAGGAAAATCAACGGTATTAGCAACAATTCTTGGAGAGGTTCCTAATACAAAGGGAACT ATTGATATTTACGGGAAGTTCGCATATGTTTCTCAAACAGCATGGATACAAACAGGTACAATACgggaaaatattttgtttggatCGGAGTTGGATGATCAAAGATATCAAGAAACACTTCAAAGGTCATCATTGGTAAAGGACCTTGAGTTACTTCCCTATGGCGATCTCACAGAAATAGGCGAGAGAGGAGTTAATTTAAGCGGAGGTCAGAAGCAGCGAATTCAACTAGCTCGTGCTCTTTATGAGAACGCTGATATATATCTCTTGGATGATCCGTTTAGTGCTGTTGATGCACATACGGCAAAAAGTTTGTTCAAT GAATACATCATGGAAGGACTCAAAGGGAAAACCGTCTTACTCGTGACTCATCAAGTCGACTTTCTGCCagcatttgattttgttttg TTAATGTCAGAAGGGGTAATCCTACAAGAAGGTCCATATCAGCAGCTTTTGACGACAAGCCAAGAATTCCAAGACCTTGTCAATGCTCACAAGGTTACCGATGGTTCAAACCAGCTTGCAAATGCTACTTTTTCTCAAGCTTCTATAAAGATTACACAAGCTTTAGTAGAAAATAAGGGTAAAGAAGCAAATGGAAATCAATTAATCAAgcaagaagaaagagagaaaggagaCAAAGGGTTGAAGCCGTACTTACAATATCTGAATCAGATGAAAGGCTATATATTCTTCTTCGTGGCTTCCCTTGGTCACCTTATTTTTCTGGTTTGTCAGATATTGCAAAACTCATGGATGGCTGCTAATGTAGACAATCCTCGTGTCAGCACGTTGCAGTTGATTTTAGTTTACTTCCTACTTGGAGCTTCTTCGGCATTTTTCATGTTGACTAGAAGTCTATTTGTAGTTGCTTTGGGTCTTCAATCCTCAAAATTCTTATTTCTACAGTTGATGAACTCCCTCTTTCGTGCACCGATGTCTTTTTATGACGCTACACCATTGGGAAGGATACTAAGTAGG GTTTCATCTGATCTGAGCATTATGGATCTTGACATCCCATTTAGCCTCACTTTTGCGGTTGGAACCACTATGAATTTTTATTCTAGTCTTGCAGTTTTAGGAGTTGCAACTTGGCAAGTATTGATTGTTGCGATACCAATGGTTTACGTTACAGTTCGCTTGCAG AGATACTACTTCACCGCAGCAAAAGAAGTGATGCGGATAAGTGGCACAACGAAATCCTTTCTAGCTAATCATGTAGCTGAAACTGTTGCCGGAGCAGTGACAATAAGGGCTTTTGAGGAGGAAGATCGTTTCTTTCAGAAGAATCTTGATCTAATTGACATTAATGCTAGTgcattttttcataattttgccTCAAACGAGTGGTTGATCCAACGGTTAGAAACAATTGGTGCAGGTGTTCTTGCCTCTGCAGCACTTTGCATGGTTATACTTCCATCAGGGACTTTCACCTCTG GATTTATTGGCATGGCTCTATCTTATGGCCTTGCACTAAATTCTTACTTAgtaaattcaattcaatgtcaGTGCACTCTTGCAAATCAGATAATATCAGTTGAGAGGCTAGatcaatatatgcatatacaaAGTGAGGCCAAAGAAATCGTAGAAGGAAATCGCCCTCCTTTGAACTGGCCAATTGCAGGCAAAGTAGAAATAAATGACTTGAAG ATACGATACAGGCCTGACGGACCACTTGTACTTCATGGTATCACATGCACATTTGAAGCAGGTCACAAGATTGGTATTGTCGGAAGAACAGGCAGCGGGAAATCCACTCTTATTAGTGCTTTATTTCGTCTTGTGGAACCAACAGGAGGAAACATTATGGTTGATGGCATAGACATCTCATCTATTGGCCTTCATGATTTGAGGTCGCATTTTGGGATTATACCTCAAGATCCTACGCTTTTTAACGGGACAGTCAGATATAACTTGGACCCTTTATCTCAACACAGTGATCAAGAGATATGGGAG GTTCTTGGAAAGTGTCAATTGCGAGAAGTTGTCCAAGAGAGAGACGAGGGCTTAAACTCCTCAG TTGTTGAAGATGGATCAAACTGGAGCATGGGACAAAGGCAGTTATTCTGTTTGGGGCGTGCGCTTTTAAGGAGAAGTCGAATATTGGTACTCGATGAAGCAACTGCATCGATTGATAACTCAACTGATCTGATTCTGCAGAAAACCATTAGAACTGAGTTTGCAGATTCTACGGTGATCACAGTAGCTCACAGGATACCGACTGTGATGGATTGCACTATGGTTCTTTCAATCAGTGatg GAAAACTGGCGGAGTATGACGAGCCAACAAACTTGATGAAGAGAGAAGAATCGTTGTTCAGGAAACTTGTCAAGGAATACTGGTCTCATTTTCAGTCT